The Mammaliicoccus sciuri genome window below encodes:
- a CDS encoding glutamate synthase subunit beta: MGEFKGFMKYPKQQLDELPLKDRIKGYDAFQQRFTKEDAATQGARCMDCGTPFCQTGSSFGRDTIGCPIGNYIPEWNDLVYRKDYEEAYARLSETNNFPEFTGRVCPAPCESSCVLAINNDSVAIKGIERTIIDEAYDMGLVKPKFPEYRLEEKVAIIGSGPAGLTAAEELNLLGYNVTVYERNHRPGGLLMYGIPSMKLDKEVIERRVKLMEEAGIVFKTDVNVGKDITKEELDEQYDAIIVCTGSQKGRDLPLEGRMSFGIHFAMEYLTEQTQLQMGEIDEPTITAKGKNVIVIGAGDTGADCVATALRDECKSVVQFNKYVRLTDKMEQNTAWPLPMPIFKLDYAHKEYREKFGFEPRAYGIQTMRYDVDENGNIRGLYTQVLEETEDGMVIVEGTERHWPADLVLLSIGFEGTEHLVPHSFNLKTERNKIVANEKDFRTNQDKVFVAGDARKGQSLVVWAIKEGRAVAKAVDEYLKKKITI; encoded by the coding sequence ATGGGTGAATTTAAAGGTTTTATGAAGTATCCTAAGCAACAACTTGATGAGTTGCCGTTAAAAGATAGAATTAAAGGATATGACGCATTCCAACAACGTTTTACTAAAGAAGATGCAGCTACACAAGGTGCGCGTTGTATGGATTGCGGAACACCATTTTGTCAAACAGGCTCATCATTCGGTAGAGATACAATAGGTTGTCCAATAGGTAACTATATACCAGAGTGGAACGACTTAGTGTACCGCAAAGATTATGAAGAAGCATATGCAAGATTATCAGAAACAAATAACTTTCCTGAATTTACAGGTCGAGTATGTCCAGCACCATGTGAATCTTCATGTGTCTTAGCGATTAATAATGATTCAGTTGCTATCAAAGGGATAGAACGTACAATAATAGATGAAGCGTATGATATGGGACTTGTGAAACCTAAGTTTCCTGAGTATCGCTTAGAAGAAAAAGTAGCCATTATCGGTAGTGGTCCAGCAGGCTTAACAGCTGCAGAAGAATTAAATTTACTTGGCTATAATGTGACTGTATATGAGCGTAACCATCGTCCGGGTGGTTTGCTTATGTACGGCATACCAAGTATGAAATTAGATAAAGAAGTTATCGAACGTCGTGTGAAATTAATGGAAGAAGCGGGTATCGTCTTCAAAACAGATGTTAATGTGGGGAAAGACATCACGAAAGAGGAACTAGATGAACAGTATGATGCAATTATTGTTTGTACAGGCTCACAAAAAGGACGAGACCTACCATTAGAAGGACGTATGAGCTTCGGTATACATTTTGCGATGGAATATTTAACAGAGCAAACACAATTACAAATGGGAGAAATTGACGAACCAACTATAACAGCAAAAGGTAAAAATGTGATTGTGATCGGTGCGGGTGATACAGGTGCTGACTGCGTAGCAACAGCATTAAGAGATGAGTGTAAATCAGTCGTTCAATTTAATAAATATGTAAGACTAACAGATAAAATGGAACAAAATACAGCATGGCCATTACCAATGCCAATTTTCAAGTTAGACTATGCGCATAAAGAATATCGTGAAAAATTCGGATTTGAACCAAGAGCATATGGTATTCAAACAATGCGTTACGATGTTGATGAAAATGGTAATATTCGCGGTCTTTATACGCAAGTATTAGAAGAAACTGAAGACGGAATGGTAATTGTCGAAGGTACAGAACGTCATTGGCCAGCAGATTTAGTCCTATTATCAATTGGTTTTGAAGGTACAGAACATTTAGTACCACATTCATTCAACTTAAAGACAGAACGAAATAAAATCGTAGCAAATGAAAAAGACTTTAGAACAAATCAAGATAAAGTATTTGTTGCTGGAGATGCAAGAAAAGGTCAAAGTTTAGTCGTTTGGGCAATAAAAGAAGGTCGTGCAGTTGCAAAAGCTGTAGATGAATACTTAAAGAAAAAAATTACAATTTAA